A region of the Longimicrobiaceae bacterium genome:
GGGCGGCGCGGTGGCGGCCGGGGGCGCGGAAGTGGCGGCCTCACCGGTGGCGGAGGGGCCGGTCTACCGCAACCACCTGGAGTTCGGGACGCCGCGGGACGTCACGCCCGCGGACGACTACCTGATGGAGAAGCCGCAGTACGTCCTCTCCTACAACCCGCGCCGCAACGTCGCGAACTGGGTCGCCTGGAACCTGAACCGCACCCACTTCGGCGACGCGCCGCGCTCGTCGTCGTTCACGTCGGACCCGGCGCTGCCGTCGCGCTTCACGCGGGTGGTCAACTCGGACTACACGGGGAGCGGCTACACGCGCGGGCACATGGTGCGCAGCGAGGAGCGCACGGTCACCCCGGAGGAGAACGCATCCACCTTCCTGCTCACCAACGTCCTCCCCCAGACGCAGGACCTGAACGCGGGGCCGTGGCTGGGGCTCGAGCGGTACCTGCAGGAGCAGGCGCAGAAGGAGGGGCGGGAGATCTACGTCCTCGCCGGGGGAATCTTCCCGGAGCGGCCGGAGACGCTCAGCGGACGCGGCAAGGTGGCGATCCCCACCCACACCTGGAAGATCGCCGTGCTGCTGCCGTCCGGGCGAGGGCTCGCGGACGTGAAGTCCGCCCGCGACCTGCGGGTGATCGCCGTGAACATGCCGAACGAGAACGGCATCGCGACGCGGCCCTGGCGCGACTACCTGACCACGGTGGACGCGCTGGAGGAAGCAACGGGATACGACTTTCTCGACAAGCTGCCGGACGAGATCGAGGCGGAGGTGGAGCGGAGGCGGTGAGGGGGAACGAAGGCTTGACCTCGGCCTCGTACATGCGGACGCCCATCTCGCATCAACACGCACGCCGGGGGCGCGCTCGATGCAGAGAATCACAAAGACCCTATCGCTCGACTCGAAAGCACTCGAGCGCGGGGAGCGTTACAGCGAGCGCCACGCCACGAGCCTGTCGCAGCTTGTGAGCGACTTCCTGTCCCGTCTCCCGCTGGATGAGGAGGAGCAGGAATTGCCCCCGGTCGTTCGCCGGCTCCTGGGAGCAGCGTCGGGCCGGACGGACGAGGAAGACTATCGGGAGTACCTGTTCGAGAAGTACGGCCGTTGAGGCTCCTGATCGACGGGAACGTCGCTATAGTCGGCATCCCTCGCGCGGCAGCACTGGGCCGGAGACACCGCGTCCCCCCTCGTAGCCGTCGAGACGTGGCCCGGACCTACGCCGTTGTGGGAGCAGGGGTTATCTTTCCCCCTCGTCTCCCTGGGCTCCTACTTCTGCTTCGAGGTTCATGCGCTCGGCCGTCTACGCCGCTCTGGGTTCGATCGCGCTGCTGAGCGGCTGCGGGGCATACTGGTACTCGCCGATGCCCGCTCCCCAGCGATCTCCCTCCACTCCCGCTCAGGTGCGCGTCACCCAGCGCGACAGCACCCGCGTGGTGCTCGCGCAGGCCGTGCTCTACCGGGACAGCCTCGCCGGCGTGGTGGCACGCGGCCCCGGCAAGCGCGAACGGGTGGCCGTCGCCGTGGCGGACATCGCATACGTGCAGTACCGCCAGCCCGGCTACCTGCCCCGCGAGGGCTGGACCGGCGTCGCCGCCGTCTTCGGTACGGTGGGGATCCTCTACTTCCTCGTGCCCAAACTCCTGCCGCTGGATTGACCCATGCCGCGCATGTCGGCGCCTCGCTCCCTGCTTGGGATCGCAACGCTCGCTCTCGGCGTGGCGTGCGCTCCGGCCGTGCAGCGTCCGGCCGCGGAGCAGATCCTGGTCTACCGCGGACGCGACGTGGAGGTGACGCTCCGGTCGGGAGAGCGCGTCCTGCTGCGCGGCCCGGAGGTGGAGGGCGACAGCGTCTTCGGGGGGTGGAGCAGTGGAGCCTCCGGCGACCGGCGGGCCGCCGTTGCCCTCGCGGAGATCGAGCAGGTGCGCGCCGTCTCGCCGCCCCGGGCCCGGCGTGAGATGGTGCGTCAGGCGGAGACGGCTTCGCTCATGGTGCTGGTCGTGCCACTCGCCATTCTCTCGTGGCTGATCTTCGGCCGGGTTATCTGGTGACCCCTTGCGGGTCTGTGCGCGCCGGGCGAAGCGTTCCGCAACGGCGCCTGAGCGTCGACGCCCGGCGCCGCTACCCCTCCCCGTCCCCCTCCGCCGCCTCCTGCGCCAGCTCGTACGCCACGTTCCGCGCGATCCCCAGCCGCCGGCGCAGCTCCTTCGCCACGGCGCTGGGCGCCATCCCCTGCGCCAGGAGCGCCTGCGCCACCGCGCGCGCGGCCAGCGCGTCCGTCTCCGCCTCGGCGTCCGCGTCCTCCGCACGCCCCTCCACCACCACCACGATCTCGCCCCGCGGCTCGCGCTCCTCGAAGCGCTCCGCCGCCGCCTCGGCGGTCCCGCGGAAGAACTCCTCGTGCAGCTTGGTCAGCTCGCGCCCGACGGCGACGCGGCGCTCCGGCCCCGCGGCGGCGGCCAGGTCGCGCAGCAGCTCCGCCGTGCGGTGGGGCGACTCGTACAGGACGGCGGCGTAGGGGAGCCCGGCGATCTCCTCCAGCAGCTCGGTGCGGCGCCCGCCCTTGCGGGGGATGAAGCCGTAGAAGGCGAAGCGCTCGGCGGAGATCCCGGAGGCCACCAGGGCGGCCAGCAGCGCGGAGGCGCCCGGGACGGGAACCACCTCGAAGCCGGCCTCCACCACCTCGCGGACGATGCGGGCGCCGGGGTCGGAGAGGAGCGGGGTCCCCGCGTCGGTGACCAGCGCCACGTCTCGCCCCTCGCGCAGCATCTCCACCACCGTGGCGGCTCGCGACCTCTCGTTGTGCTCGTGCGCCGAGACCAGGCGCCCCTCGACGCCGTAGTGGCGGAGGAGGACCTGGCTCCGGCGCGTGTCCTCGGCCAGGATCACGTCGGCCGCCTTCAGCACCTCGACCGCGCGGTAGGTGATGTCGCCCAGGTTGCCGATGGGGGTGCTCACCACGAAGAGCGACGCCACTCAGAACCCCACGGCCCAGGGCAGCCGGGCGAAGAACCCCTGCTCCGCCAGCACGAACCGCGAGTCCCGAGACACCTTCACCATCACCTCCGCCGGATCCACCGCGTACCGGTCCGCCGCGGTCACCAGCGCCTCGGTCACCCAGTCAGCCACCC
Encoded here:
- the rsmI gene encoding 16S rRNA (cytidine(1402)-2'-O)-methyltransferase, whose amino-acid sequence is MASLFVVSTPIGNLGDITYRAVEVLKAADVILAEDTRRSQVLLRHYGVEGRLVSAHEHNERSRAATVVEMLREGRDVALVTDAGTPLLSDPGARIVREVVEAGFEVVPVPGASALLAALVASGISAERFAFYGFIPRKGGRRTELLEEIAGLPYAAVLYESPHRTAELLRDLAAAAGPERRVAVGRELTKLHEEFFRGTAEAAAERFEEREPRGEIVVVVEGRAEDADAEAETDALAARAVAQALLAQGMAPSAVAKELRRRLGIARNVAYELAQEAAEGDGEG
- a CDS encoding DUF6364 family protein produces the protein MQRITKTLSLDSKALERGERYSERHATSLSQLVSDFLSRLPLDEEEQELPPVVRRLLGAASGRTDEEDYREYLFEKYGR
- a CDS encoding DNA/RNA non-specific endonuclease codes for the protein VDSVAWSTAPRRGASWELRDLGGNRAEVGGPAWTVATESFGRGDRGTPGRVEALSGALPGGGAVAAGGAEVAASPVAEGPVYRNHLEFGTPRDVTPADDYLMEKPQYVLSYNPRRNVANWVAWNLNRTHFGDAPRSSSFTSDPALPSRFTRVVNSDYTGSGYTRGHMVRSEERTVTPEENASTFLLTNVLPQTQDLNAGPWLGLERYLQEQAQKEGREIYVLAGGIFPERPETLSGRGKVAIPTHTWKIAVLLPSGRGLADVKSARDLRVIAVNMPNENGIATRPWRDYLTTVDALEEATGYDFLDKLPDEIEAEVERRR